One window of Suricata suricatta isolate VVHF042 chromosome 6, meerkat_22Aug2017_6uvM2_HiC, whole genome shotgun sequence genomic DNA carries:
- the NREP gene encoding neuronal regeneration-related protein, with amino-acid sequence MVYYPELCVWVSQEPFPNKEMEGRLPKGSLPVPKEVNRKKEDEIEAASLPALGSSELHSPGISYLHSV; translated from the exons GTTTATTACCCAGAGCTCTGTGTCTGGGTCAGTCAAgaaccatttccaaataaggaaatGGAGGGAAGGCTTCCTAAG ggaagccttcctgtCCCCAAGGAGGTGAACCGCAAGAAGGAGGACGAGATCGAGGCTGCCTCCCTGCCTGCACTGGGCAGCAGTGAACTCCACTCCCCAGGCATCAGTTACCTCCACTCTGTTTAA